In Phaseolus vulgaris cultivar G19833 chromosome 10, P. vulgaris v2.0, whole genome shotgun sequence, a single genomic region encodes these proteins:
- the LOC137818156 gene encoding glycosyltransferase BC10-like — protein sequence MQSRMEEGKDPAVRATPSRPFPLRLLQFFLVFLVIGLGASFLSMYMIRHFGIHNVALVQSTIKPCFELPVTIENWIRPSSGLLHSMNDTELFWRATFVPRVKNYPFERTPKIAFMFLTKGPLPMAPLWEKFFKGNERLYSIYVHSLPSYSADFPPSSVFHRRQIPSQVAEWGMMSMCDAERRLLANALLDISNEWFILVSESCIPLQNFSIVYRYISRSRYSFMGAVDEPGPYGRGRYDENMAPEINMSDWRKGSQWFEINRELAVKIVGDSTYYPKLKDFCLPHKCYVDEHYFQTMLTINAPRLLANRSLTFVDWSRGGAHPATFGKDDIKEEFFKKILQDQTCLYNNQPSSLCFLFARKFSPNALGPLLDIATKTLGI from the exons ATGCAGTCTAGAATGGAAGAAGGGAAGGACCCTGCTGTGAGAGCTACTCCCTCTAGGCCCTTCCCTTTGAGGCTTCTGCAGTTCTTCTTGGTATTTTTGGTTATTGGCCTGGGCGCTTCGTTTCTTAGCATGTACATGATTAGGCATTTTGGTATTCATAATGTGGCTTTGGTACAGTCTACTATTAAACCTTGCTTTGAGCTGCCGGTGACCATAGAAAATTGGATTAGGCCTTCATCTGGTTTGCTGCATAGCATGAATGACACTGAACTCTTCTGGCGAGCTACTTTTGTTCCGAGGGTCAAGAATTATCCCTTTGAAAGAACTCCCAAGATTGCCTTCATGTTCTTGACCAAGGGACCGTTGCCAATGGCACCACTCTGGGAGAAGTTCTTTAAAGGGAATGAGAGGCTTTATTCAATCTATGTTCATTCGTTGCCATCGTATAGTGCGGATTTTCCACCATCATCAGTTTTTCATAGAAGACAGATCCCAAGCCAG GTTGCCGAGTGGGGAATGATGAGTATGTGTGATGCTGAAAGAAGACTTCTGGCCAATGCATTGCTTGATATCTCAAATGAATGGTTTATCCTCGTATCTGAATCCTGCATTCCTCTCCAGAACTTCAGCATTGTGTACCGTTACATATCACGCTCGAGGTATAGCTTTATGGGTGCAGTTGATGAACCTGGCCCTTATGGAAGAGGACGCTATGATGAAAACATGGCACCTGAGATCAACATGAGTGACTGGCGTAAGGGGTCTCAGTGGTTTGAAATTAACCGGGAACTGGCCGTTAAAATAGTTGGAGACAGTACTTACTATCCAAAGCTCAAAGATTTCTGCTTACCACACAAATGCTATGTTGATGAGCACTATTTCCAGACAATGTTAACAATTAATGCTCCTCGTCTTTTGGCAAATAGAAGCCTAACTTTTGTGGACTGGTCAAGGGGTGGTGCTCATCCAGCTACTTTTGGAAAGGATGACATCAAAGAGGAATTCTTCAAGAAAATTTTGCAAGATCAGACATGTCTTTACAATAACCAGCCATCTTCGCTTTGCTTCTTATTTGCTAGAAAATTTTCACCTAATGCTTTAGGCCCTCTTTTAGACATAGCAACCAAAACTCTAGGAATTTGA